In a single window of the Bacillus mycoides genome:
- a CDS encoding DMT family transporter, with the protein MVILNYILVCIIFGTTFLTIKIGIEAGAPPLFSAGIRFFLAGLILIIIFKLKRKDIMPYLLSKRIIYAGFCLTFMTFATLYWAEQYISSGLAAVLSATAPMMILLLQSKRNKIKLQKEQLVALVIALLGVFCISLPGMHQELTFIWSIACLVILVGELFYGIGSIRSKVILSDLPNVSPFLINGIQMFYGGVLLLIVSIVMEQPNLTVLTSWNVQWPILYLIFVGSIGGHGLYYWLLSKTNPIFPSTWLYVSPLIAVIVGYFVLGEPLNPAMGIGACLILIGVFLANRSTLGVYFKQGKLLKKEM; encoded by the coding sequence ATGGTCATTTTAAATTATATTTTAGTATGTATTATTTTTGGAACGACATTTTTAACGATAAAAATTGGAATAGAAGCGGGGGCACCACCATTATTTTCAGCTGGAATTCGTTTCTTTTTGGCGGGCCTTATTCTCATTATTATTTTTAAATTAAAGCGAAAGGATATTATGCCTTACTTATTATCGAAACGTATTATATATGCTGGTTTTTGTTTAACATTTATGACATTCGCGACCCTTTACTGGGCTGAACAATATATTTCTTCTGGATTAGCTGCAGTTCTATCTGCAACAGCCCCAATGATGATTTTGCTATTACAATCAAAGAGAAATAAAATAAAATTGCAAAAAGAACAACTTGTCGCTTTAGTTATAGCACTCCTTGGTGTTTTTTGCATTTCTTTACCTGGAATGCATCAAGAACTTACATTCATATGGAGTATCGCTTGCCTTGTTATATTAGTAGGAGAGTTGTTTTATGGAATAGGTTCTATTCGTTCTAAAGTGATACTTTCAGATTTACCTAACGTATCACCATTTCTCATTAACGGCATTCAAATGTTTTATGGAGGAGTTTTGTTGTTAATTGTATCTATCGTAATGGAACAGCCTAATCTAACAGTCTTAACATCTTGGAATGTACAATGGCCAATTTTATATCTCATATTTGTAGGATCAATCGGTGGGCACGGTTTATATTATTGGCTCTTATCAAAAACAAATCCAATATTTCCATCAACATGGTTGTATGTATCTCCATTAATCGCTGTTATTGTAGGTTATTTTGTATTAGGAGAACCATTAAATCCTGCAATGGGAATTGGAGCTTGTTTAATCTTGATTGGTGTATTTTTAGCGAATCGTTCTACGCTGGGCGTTTATTTTAAGCAAGGGAAGTTATTGAAGAAAGAAATGTAA
- a CDS encoding PLP-dependent aminotransferase family protein — translation MKIVLRKESNIPYYQQIYMQIVERIQSGMLSHGDYLPSLRSMADDLQISLLTVRKAYKQLETKSYIRIEQGKGAYIHKRVNKDFKPIPYQWQQTKSINVMRSQYVMNQHRKYFDFSQAVLYPRLLPNPFLSDEMHKLLNKDQMILATYGPVQGDKELRVEITNYLKEHQQVVTDPSQLLITSGAQQGIDLIAQTLLKPGDIVLVESPCYGAALDVFVNKGVQIIPVSLDNNGIRSDLIDDICQRKNPVLLYVNPTFQNPTGTVMSKERRMELVELAELYQFFILEDDSFGEIYFEDFKIPPPIKSFDTNGHVIYLKGFSKTLAPGLRIAALAAEGPIFEWLYAVKASMDIGSPLLTQKALLPFLRAERMKNHLEKLRTALQIRRDLTIDILSPLKELEFEIPNGGFNLWVTLPQSIDPFTLLQKANEVDVSFLPGTACLLSHETQYNHLRISYSMLNEKDMLIGLERLHDTIAKFKSFM, via the coding sequence ATGAAGATAGTACTACGTAAAGAATCCAACATACCATATTACCAACAAATTTATATGCAAATTGTTGAGAGAATTCAAAGCGGGATGCTTTCACATGGCGATTACCTCCCTTCTTTACGTTCTATGGCCGATGATTTGCAAATTAGTTTATTAACTGTTCGTAAAGCTTATAAACAGTTAGAAACGAAAAGTTATATACGAATTGAACAAGGAAAAGGTGCCTATATACATAAACGTGTGAACAAAGATTTCAAACCAATTCCATATCAATGGCAACAAACGAAATCCATTAATGTTATGCGTTCTCAATATGTAATGAACCAACATCGTAAATATTTTGATTTTTCACAGGCTGTCCTTTATCCACGTTTATTACCAAATCCGTTTCTTTCAGATGAAATGCACAAATTACTTAATAAGGATCAAATGATACTGGCAACATACGGACCTGTTCAAGGTGACAAAGAACTTAGAGTGGAAATAACAAACTACTTAAAAGAACACCAACAAGTAGTTACAGATCCATCTCAATTATTAATTACAAGTGGTGCCCAGCAAGGAATCGATTTAATCGCCCAAACATTATTAAAGCCTGGAGACATAGTGTTAGTAGAAAGTCCGTGTTATGGAGCGGCGCTTGATGTATTTGTTAATAAAGGAGTTCAAATTATCCCTGTTAGTCTTGATAACAACGGCATTCGCTCAGATTTAATCGATGATATTTGTCAAAGAAAGAATCCTGTTTTGTTATATGTGAATCCTACTTTTCAGAATCCAACGGGCACAGTAATGAGTAAAGAAAGAAGAATGGAACTTGTAGAACTAGCAGAGCTTTATCAATTTTTCATTTTAGAGGATGATTCTTTCGGAGAGATATATTTTGAGGATTTTAAAATTCCCCCTCCAATAAAAAGCTTTGATACAAATGGTCATGTTATATATTTAAAAGGATTTAGTAAAACGTTAGCACCAGGTCTTCGCATCGCGGCACTTGCAGCTGAAGGTCCTATCTTTGAATGGTTATACGCCGTGAAGGCTTCGATGGATATTGGTAGTCCCTTATTGACACAAAAAGCACTACTTCCTTTTTTACGAGCGGAACGAATGAAAAATCATTTAGAAAAATTACGGACTGCTTTACAAATTAGACGCGATTTAACAATTGATATATTATCTCCATTAAAAGAATTAGAATTTGAAATACCTAATGGAGGATTTAACTTATGGGTTACACTCCCTCAGTCAATCGATCCTTTTACATTATTACAAAAAGCGAATGAAGTTGATGTTTCTTTTTTACCCGGCACAGCTTGTCTGTTAAGCCATGAAACTCAATATAATCATTTACGAATTAGTTATTCAATGTTAAATGAAAAAGATATGTTGATTGGATTAGAAAGATTACATGATACAATTGCCAAGTTTAAATCATTCATGTAA
- a CDS encoding TetR/AcrR family transcriptional regulator produces MQLTREDWIKVGLQQLANEGIHKVRIEALARLLKISKGSFYHYFRDHQELLDSMLDFWEVHATKLIVQSMEQQDASLEQLLQISFNRDKKIENGIYAWAKYDPVVATRLVDIEEQRISCVAKLYQKMGVDEIESIDRARLAYLTYVGWMTRFEANLNFDIDKMVELLTSFSGCPNIH; encoded by the coding sequence ATGCAATTAACGAGAGAAGACTGGATAAAAGTAGGATTACAACAATTAGCTAATGAAGGTATACATAAAGTTCGCATTGAAGCACTTGCTCGATTGCTAAAAATAAGCAAAGGAAGCTTCTATCACTATTTTCGTGACCATCAAGAGCTTTTAGATTCTATGCTCGACTTTTGGGAAGTACATGCAACAAAGCTGATTGTTCAAAGTATGGAGCAACAGGATGCCTCTTTAGAACAGCTATTACAGATTAGTTTTAATCGAGATAAAAAAATTGAGAATGGTATTTATGCTTGGGCTAAATACGATCCTGTTGTGGCAACACGTTTAGTAGATATAGAAGAACAAAGAATTTCTTGTGTTGCAAAATTGTATCAAAAAATGGGCGTAGACGAAATTGAATCAATTGATCGAGCGAGACTTGCCTATTTAACGTATGTAGGATGGATGACAAGGTTTGAAGCAAATCTTAATTTTGATATTGATAAAATGGTTGAGCTTTTAACTTCTTTCAGCGGATGTCCAAACATCCACTGA
- a CDS encoding DUF421 domain-containing protein, with protein sequence MNILFESIILILTGIIVLKLTGSKSVSQMTRAEIIIVVSIGRIIVEPILSRKVGPSIFAAFIFAGVLLIIHFFELKSRKVEKFLNGNSIIVIENGDILKKNLLRAKMSEQQLFMHLREKGIHEIKNLQQATVETNGRIGYQLTTKAQPVTLEMLEKLLEQCNLKK encoded by the coding sequence ATGAATATACTTTTTGAAAGCATTATTTTAATCCTCACTGGAATTATTGTTTTAAAATTGACAGGTAGTAAATCTGTTAGCCAAATGACGAGAGCTGAAATTATTATTGTGGTTTCTATAGGACGTATTATTGTAGAACCTATTTTAAGTAGGAAAGTAGGCCCATCTATTTTTGCTGCGTTTATTTTTGCGGGTGTTTTACTTATTATTCATTTTTTTGAATTGAAATCACGAAAAGTAGAAAAGTTTCTAAATGGAAATAGCATTATTGTTATAGAAAACGGAGACATCTTAAAAAAGAATTTATTACGCGCGAAAATGTCAGAACAACAATTATTTATGCATCTGAGAGAAAAAGGTATACATGAAATCAAGAATTTACAACAAGCAACTGTAGAAACGAATGGACGGATTGGGTATCAACTAACTACTAAGGCACAACCAGTTACTTTGGAAATGCTAGAAAAGCTTCTAGAGCAATGCAATCTGAAAAAATAG
- a CDS encoding CPBP family intramembrane glutamic endopeptidase, which produces METKIIETEKKIDSKSLLALGLLIISGIVYQLFAVLGDNIPEVLRMIFEALWNLVLCGIIGYYFLGKISLEQFKHFNFKTLLWGLPLTIIVGMASNLIFSYIFEPATKNSVAEVISISMILFRVPFMLMGEELICTNIIIALQKLGLKFGTASLICSLLFALWHIPAYGFVPMQLLLTIIPIRLALNYIWKNSKSIWVSWICHFIFDCISFVPMLFK; this is translated from the coding sequence GTGGAAACAAAGATTATAGAAACAGAGAAGAAAATTGATTCGAAATCCCTTTTGGCTTTGGGATTATTAATTATTTCCGGGATTGTATATCAACTTTTCGCAGTGTTAGGAGATAATATACCTGAAGTATTGAGGATGATTTTTGAAGCTTTATGGAATCTTGTATTATGTGGAATTATAGGATACTATTTTTTAGGAAAAATATCATTAGAGCAATTTAAACATTTTAATTTCAAGACATTACTTTGGGGTTTGCCTTTAACAATTATCGTAGGTATGGCTTCCAACTTAATATTCAGTTACATTTTTGAACCTGCAACTAAAAATTCCGTTGCTGAAGTAATAAGTATTTCTATGATTTTATTCCGTGTACCCTTTATGTTAATGGGTGAAGAGTTGATTTGCACTAATATAATTATCGCATTACAAAAATTAGGATTAAAATTTGGCACGGCATCATTAATATGTAGTTTGTTGTTCGCTTTGTGGCATATTCCAGCTTATGGTTTTGTGCCAATGCAGTTATTACTAACTATAATCCCAATTAGATTAGCACTAAATTATATATGGAAAAATTCAAAAAGTATTTGGGTAAGTTGGATTTGTCACTTTATTTTTGACTGTATTTCATTTGTACCAATGCTTTTTAAATAA
- a CDS encoding SDR family oxidoreductase, with product MKPLQGKIAVVAGATRGAGRGIAMMLGEAGATVYVTGRSTKGNLSCMGRTETIEETAELVTKQGGKGIAVRVDHTVEEDIKALFTKIQDEQNGQLDILVNDVWGGDPLTEWEKPFWEHNLHNGLLMQQRAVHSHIMTSHYGVPLMVKNKMGLVIEITDGVDYQYRGNLYYSLAKVSTIHLAEAMAKDLEQHNITAVAVSPGFLRSEAMLDIFGVTEENWREGAKQDPHFIASETPFFVGRAVAALASDPNVHEKTGRALSSWELGREYGFTDMDGRRPDWGKYFEENVLNQN from the coding sequence ATGAAACCATTACAAGGTAAAATAGCAGTTGTGGCCGGAGCAACACGAGGCGCCGGAAGAGGTATTGCGATGATGCTTGGTGAAGCCGGTGCAACTGTATATGTAACAGGAAGAAGTACAAAAGGGAATTTATCCTGTATGGGAAGAACTGAAACGATTGAAGAAACGGCAGAGCTTGTTACAAAGCAAGGCGGAAAAGGAATCGCAGTTCGTGTTGATCATACGGTAGAAGAAGATATTAAAGCATTATTTACAAAGATTCAAGACGAACAAAATGGACAGCTTGATATTTTAGTAAACGATGTTTGGGGCGGCGATCCTTTAACAGAATGGGAGAAACCTTTCTGGGAACACAACCTACATAACGGACTACTTATGCAACAAAGAGCTGTTCATTCTCATATAATGACAAGCCATTACGGTGTACCATTAATGGTGAAAAATAAAATGGGACTTGTTATTGAAATTACAGATGGAGTCGATTATCAATATCGAGGTAATTTGTACTATAGTTTAGCAAAAGTCTCAACAATTCATTTAGCAGAAGCTATGGCGAAAGATTTAGAACAACACAATATTACAGCTGTCGCAGTTAGTCCAGGATTCCTTCGTTCAGAAGCGATGTTAGATATATTTGGTGTAACAGAGGAGAATTGGCGAGAAGGAGCTAAACAAGACCCTCATTTTATCGCATCAGAAACTCCTTTCTTTGTTGGAAGAGCAGTAGCAGCTTTAGCAAGTGATCCAAATGTTCATGAAAAAACGGGACGAGCGTTAAGTTCATGGGAATTAGGAAGAGAGTATGGATTTACAGATATGGATGGAAGACGCCCAGATTGGGGGAAATATTTTGAGGAGAATGTTTTGAATCAAAATTAA
- a CDS encoding VOC family protein, translated as MSNTQTLRGLTTVSFWTDNLAAAKKWYADLLGSEPYFERPGYAEFRIGDYQHELGLIDSRYAPADSVTGPSGSIVYWHVDDVTATFNKLLSMGAKEYEGPTERGVGFITASVVDPFGNILGVMYNQHYLDVLISNKKA; from the coding sequence ATGAGCAATACACAGACATTACGAGGGCTAACCACAGTTAGTTTTTGGACAGATAATCTAGCAGCCGCAAAGAAATGGTACGCTGACCTATTAGGAAGTGAACCATACTTTGAACGTCCAGGATATGCCGAATTTCGCATTGGCGATTACCAACACGAGCTAGGTTTAATCGATAGCCGTTATGCGCCAGCTGATTCAGTGACTGGCCCATCTGGCTCTATAGTGTACTGGCATGTTGATGATGTAACAGCAACTTTCAATAAGCTACTGTCTATGGGAGCAAAAGAGTATGAGGGACCTACAGAGCGCGGCGTGGGATTCATCACGGCTTCCGTAGTTGATCCCTTCGGAAACATATTAGGCGTTATGTACAATCAGCACTATTTAGATGTGCTAATTTCGAACAAAAAAGCATGA
- a CDS encoding PLP-dependent aminotransferase family protein produces the protein MYKYLHVLNDLESMIQNGEIKEGKKLPSIRSLVTQYECNKATVIRALHELEKRHIIYSVPQSGYYVVKKSGSYVESNEIIDFASSAPDPDVFPYLDFQHCINKAIDTYKNDLFIYGTPKGLPSLISVVQKQLANYQVFTKEDNIFITSGVQQALAILTSIPFPNEHNMILIEQPSYHLYIEYVETNNIPVIGIKRTHEGIDLNELERIFSTEKIKFFYTTPRFHHPLGTSYSKKEREKIIKLAKKYNVFIVEDDYLADLETDSKVDPFYSQDNCNHVIYLKSYSKIIFPGLRVGVAVIPQSIADAFYKYKKILDIDSPMISQAALEIYIKSGMFDRHKHKIKASYYNRSKKLAAVVEGVQNENPHLFTSRTVDPIGIHTCLQLKKNIVTDTFIKNLSKSQISIDSIDKNYLSNFHKERLLKLNVSNVKEEKIEEGIGKVIGEIKRTNRVDFQFKKE, from the coding sequence ATGTATAAATATTTACATGTTTTGAACGACTTAGAAAGTATGATTCAAAATGGTGAGATAAAAGAAGGAAAGAAATTACCGTCTATACGGTCGCTTGTTACACAATATGAATGTAATAAGGCGACTGTAATACGAGCGCTGCATGAATTGGAAAAGCGTCATATTATTTATTCTGTACCTCAAAGTGGATACTACGTTGTTAAGAAATCTGGAAGTTACGTAGAAAGTAACGAGATTATTGATTTCGCTTCTTCGGCCCCAGATCCAGATGTTTTTCCATACTTAGATTTTCAGCATTGCATTAATAAAGCGATTGATACCTATAAGAATGATTTGTTTATATACGGAACACCGAAAGGGTTACCATCTTTAATTTCGGTTGTGCAAAAACAGTTAGCAAACTATCAAGTTTTCACAAAGGAAGATAATATATTTATAACGTCAGGTGTGCAGCAAGCACTTGCTATATTAACTTCAATACCATTTCCGAATGAACATAATATGATTCTAATTGAACAGCCAAGTTACCATTTATATATTGAATATGTAGAAACAAATAACATTCCTGTAATCGGAATTAAGCGTACGCATGAGGGGATAGATTTAAATGAACTAGAGCGGATATTCAGCACAGAAAAAATTAAATTCTTTTATACAACTCCAAGATTTCATCATCCACTTGGAACTTCGTATTCTAAAAAAGAGAGAGAAAAGATTATTAAACTTGCGAAGAAATATAATGTATTTATAGTAGAAGACGACTATTTAGCAGATTTAGAAACTGATTCAAAAGTAGATCCGTTTTACAGCCAAGATAATTGTAATCATGTTATATATTTAAAAAGTTATTCGAAGATCATCTTTCCTGGTTTGCGAGTCGGTGTTGCAGTCATCCCGCAATCCATTGCAGATGCCTTTTATAAGTATAAAAAGATTTTAGATATCGATAGTCCTATGATTTCGCAAGCTGCTTTAGAAATTTACATAAAGAGCGGAATGTTTGATCGGCATAAACATAAAATAAAAGCATCTTACTACAATAGGTCAAAAAAACTAGCGGCAGTAGTAGAAGGTGTTCAAAATGAAAATCCACATTTGTTTACTTCTAGAACAGTAGATCCAATTGGAATACACACTTGTTTACAGTTGAAAAAAAATATAGTCACGGACACATTTATTAAAAATTTAAGCAAGAGTCAAATAAGCATAGATTCTATTGATAAAAATTATTTAAGTAACTTTCATAAAGAGAGATTGTTAAAGTTAAATGTATCTAATGTAAAAGAAGAAAAGATTGAAGAAGGGATTGGCAAAGTAATTGGGGAAATAAAACGAACGAACCGTGTGGATTTTCAGTTTAAAAAAGAATAA
- a CDS encoding DMT family transporter — MTNTTKAYISALLYSFIIGFSFMFVKLALTITSPLDTLAHRFTVAFIAATIPVIFGFVKLNISFKNILTLLPLAIFYPALFFAFQAFGLVYTSSSEAGIIQAAIPIFTMILASYFLKEYTNTWQKTSVCISVIGVIYIFVMNGIGAHETSFIGVILILLSALSSACYNVLARKMTKKFKLMDLTYTMTAIGFISFNFIAIIDHMNKGTITVYFKPFTNGTFLISILYLGLLSSLLTALLLNYSLSYIEAAKISVFSNLSTLITIIAGVVFLHEQIAYYHIVGTLMIVLGVIGTNFLGKKGIIAKKKNTSLSK; from the coding sequence ATGACAAATACAACAAAAGCATATATATCAGCATTACTCTATTCATTTATTATTGGGTTTTCATTTATGTTTGTGAAACTAGCACTAACCATTACGAGTCCTCTTGATACTCTGGCTCACCGTTTTACAGTTGCCTTCATAGCAGCAACCATTCCGGTTATTTTCGGTTTTGTAAAGTTAAATATATCATTTAAAAACATACTTACACTTTTACCACTCGCAATATTTTATCCAGCATTGTTCTTTGCTTTCCAAGCATTTGGCTTAGTATATACAAGTTCATCTGAAGCTGGAATTATACAAGCAGCGATCCCTATATTTACGATGATACTAGCTTCCTATTTTTTAAAAGAATATACGAATACATGGCAAAAAACATCAGTATGTATTTCTGTCATAGGTGTCATTTATATATTTGTTATGAATGGTATAGGGGCTCATGAAACGAGCTTTATCGGTGTTATTCTCATTTTATTATCGGCATTATCATCTGCTTGCTACAATGTATTAGCTCGAAAAATGACAAAGAAATTCAAGCTGATGGATTTAACATACACAATGACAGCAATCGGTTTTATTAGTTTTAATTTCATCGCAATCATTGACCATATGAACAAAGGTACAATAACTGTATACTTTAAGCCATTTACGAATGGAACATTCCTTATCTCCATTTTATATTTAGGATTACTATCTTCCTTACTGACAGCATTATTATTAAACTATTCACTATCTTATATTGAAGCAGCCAAAATAAGTGTTTTTAGCAACTTATCTACACTTATTACCATTATCGCAGGCGTTGTATTCTTACACGAGCAAATTGCCTACTATCATATTGTCGGTACACTTATGATTGTTCTTGGAGTAATAGGCACAAATTTTCTAGGAAAAAAAGGAATCATAGCGAAAAAGAAGAATACCTCCTTGAGTAAATAA
- a CDS encoding M3 family oligoendopeptidase, with product MQNSNTMDIRNIHELENELSTLLSKPISSGEDLENWLKTQSKLIWEIEEQLRSHYIDFQCNTDNKEIKDTFEYDQQYVRPLLKRYQNSFDNKYLESPFRMQLDPKTYSLLDKKIKNAQTLFCEKNIDLEVKEDKLVTEYFEITGSLTALWDGEEKTITELQSYLQNPNRDIRKKAKTLISEKFLSVENNLQHILNELIAIRHQKAKNIQLDNYRDYMFKKHERFDYTADDCYELAESVRKYVVPLIDNIFNEKKAELQVDTLRPWDLKAAAPNQKVLKPIEDESDLIEKSSHILQKLDPEFSALLSRMHKNDCLDLESRKGKAPGGFCEHLPASQLSFIFMNLNHTHYDVTTFLHEMGHSIHNECMKQLKLQKYLEIPSESAELASMTMELFSMEYWDTFYENTEEFIKAKLDFFKDIVKYLPQMLIVDQFQHWMYENPNHTAKERNEKYLELHNTYQSNVVNIEGYENWIATGWLPVLHIFEIPFYYIEYAIAQLGALQMYKQYKKNPKQALQNYKKALSLGSSESLPEVYEAAGIRFDFSSETIKELMAFVEEELELLKQI from the coding sequence ATGCAGAACTCTAATACGATGGATATCCGTAATATACATGAGCTAGAGAACGAATTATCTACTTTATTAAGTAAACCCATTTCTTCAGGAGAAGATTTAGAAAATTGGCTGAAAACACAGTCGAAATTAATATGGGAAATCGAAGAACAATTGAGATCACACTATATTGACTTTCAATGTAATACAGATAACAAAGAAATAAAAGATACGTTTGAATATGATCAACAATATGTAAGGCCTCTTTTGAAACGTTATCAAAATTCCTTTGATAATAAATATTTAGAGTCACCATTTCGAATGCAACTTGATCCAAAAACTTATAGCTTACTAGATAAAAAAATAAAAAATGCGCAAACATTATTTTGTGAAAAGAACATTGATTTAGAAGTAAAAGAAGACAAATTAGTAACCGAGTACTTCGAAATTACAGGCAGTTTGACTGCACTATGGGATGGCGAAGAAAAAACAATTACTGAACTACAGTCTTACTTACAAAATCCGAATCGTGATATACGAAAAAAAGCAAAAACGCTCATTTCTGAAAAATTCTTATCTGTTGAAAATAATTTACAACATATTTTAAATGAATTAATTGCAATCCGTCACCAAAAGGCAAAAAACATTCAATTAGATAATTATCGTGATTATATGTTTAAAAAACATGAACGTTTTGATTATACGGCTGATGATTGCTATGAACTTGCAGAATCCGTTCGTAAATACGTTGTGCCACTTATTGATAATATATTTAATGAGAAAAAAGCTGAACTTCAAGTAGATACACTTCGTCCGTGGGATCTAAAAGCAGCCGCACCAAATCAAAAAGTATTAAAACCCATTGAAGACGAGAGTGATTTAATCGAAAAAAGTTCTCATATTTTACAAAAACTAGACCCAGAATTTTCTGCATTATTGAGCCGTATGCATAAAAATGATTGCTTAGATTTAGAAAGTCGTAAAGGAAAAGCACCTGGAGGATTTTGCGAACACTTACCTGCTTCTCAATTATCTTTTATTTTTATGAATCTCAATCATACACATTATGATGTTACTACTTTCCTCCATGAAATGGGCCATAGTATTCATAATGAATGTATGAAGCAGCTAAAGCTACAAAAATATTTAGAAATCCCTTCAGAATCAGCTGAGCTAGCCAGCATGACAATGGAATTGTTTTCGATGGAGTATTGGGATACATTTTATGAGAATACAGAAGAATTTATAAAAGCAAAATTAGATTTCTTTAAAGATATTGTTAAGTATTTACCACAAATGCTTATCGTTGATCAATTCCAACATTGGATGTATGAAAATCCAAATCATACTGCTAAAGAAAGAAATGAAAAATATTTAGAATTACATAACACTTACCAATCGAATGTGGTAAATATTGAAGGTTATGAAAACTGGATAGCAACTGGCTGGTTACCTGTACTACACATATTCGAAATACCCTTCTATTATATTGAATATGCAATCGCGCAACTTGGTGCATTGCAAATGTATAAACAATATAAAAAGAATCCTAAACAAGCACTACAAAATTACAAAAAAGCATTATCTCTAGGTAGCTCTGAATCCTTACCAGAGGTATATGAAGCAGCTGGAATTCGTTTTGATTTTTCTAGTGAGACAATAAAAGAATTAATGGCATTTGTAGAAGAGGAATTGGAATTACTTAAACAAATATAA
- a CDS encoding helix-turn-helix domain-containing protein: MNEHIQLMIEWIEGNLKKEFSLDKLSDYMGYSPYFCSFKFHQVTGISIRRYILLRRLYLSTEDLTNDRKIIDIAFDYDYSSQEAYSRAFKTVFGITPGKFQLNKIPVQSFIKLSINDGKEWDRMNFSRKVEVNQLRNAKSELFDKDVLNILNGQFMYEEFKSERLMGESDYAPFNEAMCVNATTAQIFDDEFIKTRAEGHQGTVENYIKKVIHPLENLFKKEYKCIVLWFGEDMFCQMNLLTVLSYLEQSDYKGKVYLNSFREDGFKVSQIELELGNYFSVYNQVLVNQKKPSHEILPVMYQAIDLYLEMLKENNVVVKYISKNKDLPTQELLKRLFNLFPTIGYGDVQYIELINKAR; encoded by the coding sequence ATGAATGAACATATACAGCTAATGATTGAATGGATTGAGGGCAATTTAAAAAAGGAGTTTTCATTAGATAAATTATCTGATTATATGGGGTATTCTCCTTACTTCTGTTCGTTTAAATTTCATCAAGTAACAGGGATAAGTATTAGACGATATATTCTTCTTAGAAGATTGTATTTATCAACGGAAGATTTGACGAATGATAGAAAGATAATTGATATCGCATTTGATTACGATTACTCTTCGCAAGAGGCTTATAGTAGAGCATTTAAAACTGTTTTTGGTATAACCCCAGGGAAATTCCAACTTAACAAAATACCGGTTCAATCATTTATTAAACTCTCAATCAATGATGGCAAGGAGTGGGATAGAATGAATTTTTCTAGAAAAGTTGAAGTTAATCAGTTACGAAATGCGAAGAGTGAGCTGTTTGATAAAGATGTACTAAACATATTAAATGGTCAATTTATGTATGAAGAATTTAAAAGTGAAAGACTAATGGGGGAATCTGATTACGCTCCATTTAATGAAGCTATGTGTGTAAATGCGACTACTGCACAGATTTTTGATGATGAGTTTATTAAAACAAGGGCAGAAGGACATCAAGGTACTGTAGAAAATTATATAAAAAAGGTTATTCATCCTTTAGAGAATCTTTTTAAGAAAGAGTATAAATGTATCGTTTTATGGTTTGGTGAGGATATGTTTTGCCAAATGAATCTACTTACCGTACTTTCTTATCTTGAACAGTCTGATTATAAGGGAAAAGTATACTTAAATAGCTTCAGAGAGGATGGATTTAAAGTAAGTCAAATTGAACTTGAATTAGGAAACTATTTTTCAGTTTATAATCAAGTTCTAGTAAATCAAAAAAAGCCATCTCATGAGATACTACCTGTAATGTATCAGGCGATAGATTTATATTTAGAGATGCTAAAAGAAAATAATGTAGTAGTAAAGTATATCTCCAAAAATAAAGATTTACCAACACAAGAGTTATTAAAAAGGTTATTTAATCTTTTTCCAACAATAGGATATGGGGACGTACAATATATAGAGCTTATTAATAAAGCGAGATGA